A portion of the Clostridium gelidum genome contains these proteins:
- a CDS encoding NTP transferase domain-containing protein — protein MLEDKLEILKSLNDNFNINQRELAKKTNMSLGKVNAVLKDFTIDGFIDRITNNRGTLYKVTEKGMKFLEENIASAKSTRLKLHEEEKKIVKQAVILAAGKAEEFGKPVGMLEIEDIKLIDRTLNILKENGITKIVIVTGYESQYYEERFKNSKNITLVKSDTYKWTGTMHSLSLAKDYIDDDFLLVENDLIFDKKAIKELAESENRDCILFTNESGSGDEAFVEIRDNHLFKMSKDIHQFNRIDGEMIGLTKISYKLYSMMLEEFKGNVNPYLNYEYVLLDVARNYNIGFVKIDDLAWGDADTNKEYEKIKNYLYPTIRRRELSYEIDNIKTIIRDALKVKDEDITEVEPAGGMTNKNYKICVKGMRYILRVAGTGTEQMINRNTEMFNSAIASEKGYNVEVPYFSLETGVKISKFIENAETLTHRSVKKEDNLKQTTGILRDLHESTDFHMDNEFNMFRELEKYENILRKDNGDFFEDYDEVRVKVMALEEELKVCKRVFVPSHNDLVSENLVKDTDGRIYLIDWEYSGVNDDMWDLAALSLENEFSEDDIELMFRLYFNGREADKNSRRRLLIHQICQDTLWAVWTLIKEAEGDDFGTYGIDRYNRAKEYLKKL, from the coding sequence ATGTTAGAGGATAAATTAGAAATTTTAAAATCGTTAAATGATAATTTTAATATTAATCAAAGGGAATTAGCTAAAAAGACAAATATGTCTCTAGGTAAGGTAAATGCTGTTTTGAAGGATTTTACCATTGATGGATTTATAGATAGAATTACTAATAATAGAGGGACTTTATATAAGGTAACTGAAAAAGGAATGAAGTTTTTGGAAGAAAACATTGCATCTGCAAAAAGTACTAGATTAAAACTTCATGAAGAAGAAAAGAAAATTGTAAAGCAAGCTGTAATACTAGCAGCTGGTAAAGCTGAAGAATTTGGAAAGCCAGTAGGAATGCTTGAAATTGAAGATATTAAATTAATTGATAGGACTTTAAATATTTTAAAAGAAAATGGAATAACTAAAATTGTTATTGTAACAGGTTATGAAAGTCAATACTATGAAGAACGTTTTAAAAATAGCAAAAACATAACTTTAGTAAAAAGTGATACTTATAAATGGACTGGAACAATGCATTCATTATCACTGGCTAAAGATTATATTGATGATGACTTTTTACTTGTTGAAAATGACTTGATTTTTGACAAAAAAGCTATTAAGGAATTAGCAGAAAGTGAAAATCGCGATTGTATACTTTTCACAAATGAAAGTGGATCTGGAGATGAAGCTTTTGTTGAAATAAGAGATAATCATTTATTTAAGATGTCTAAGGATATTCATCAATTTAATAGAATTGATGGAGAAATGATTGGACTTACTAAAATTTCTTACAAATTATACAGTATGATGCTTGAAGAGTTTAAAGGAAATGTTAATCCTTATTTAAATTATGAATATGTACTTTTAGATGTAGCTAGAAATTATAATATTGGTTTTGTTAAGATAGATGACCTTGCTTGGGGAGATGCAGATACTAATAAGGAATATGAAAAGATTAAAAATTATCTTTATCCAACTATAAGAAGAAGAGAACTCAGTTATGAAATAGATAATATAAAGACCATTATTCGCGATGCTTTAAAAGTCAAGGATGAAGATATTACAGAAGTTGAACCAGCTGGTGGAATGACAAATAAAAATTATAAAATATGTGTTAAGGGCATGAGATATATATTAAGAGTTGCAGGAACTGGTACAGAACAAATGATAAATAGAAATACAGAGATGTTTAATTCTGCAATTGCTTCAGAAAAAGGATATAATGTTGAAGTACCTTACTTTAGTCTTGAAACTGGAGTTAAAATATCTAAGTTTATAGAAAATGCAGAAACATTAACACATAGAAGCGTCAAAAAGGAAGATAACTTGAAACAAACTACTGGTATTTTAAGAGATTTACATGAATCAACTGATTTCCATATGGATAATGAGTTTAATATGTTTAGAGAACTTGAAAAATATGAGAATATTTTAAGAAAAGATAATGGAGACTTTTTTGAAGATTATGATGAAGTAAGAGTAAAAGTAATGGCTCTTGAAGAAGAATTAAAAGTTTGCAAAAGAGTATTTGTACCATCACATAATGATTTAGTTTCTGAAAATTTAGTTAAAGATACGGACGGTAGAATTTATTTGATTGATTGGGAATATAGTGGCGTTAACGATGATATGTGGGATTTAGCAGCACTATCTTTAGAAAATGAATTTTCAGAAGATGATATTGAATTAATGTTTAGATTATATTTTAATGGAAGAGAAGCAGATAAAAATTCAAGAAGAAGACTATTAATTCATCAAATATGTCAAGATACTTTATGGGCAGTTTGGACGTTAATTAAAGAAGCAGAAGGCGATGATTTTGGTACTTACGGGATAGATAGATATAATAGAGCTAAAGAATATTTAAAGAAACTTTAA
- a CDS encoding N-acetylmuramoyl-L-alanine amidase family protein encodes MNKIGKRFVALVIVFASIMSFLPIQFGLNGQAAKAITTQIKVSGKATEAGDNITITDGEYCTKEPYNNFTIAVDYKIVDDIHNIEIKDTGVTEQEVLIKSIDGIKLDGNDVINDNKKLEAIGATISPGTTVYTNTQDGSKTIGATIAKLPYGVNKIEYQIREKTRFNKPITSIDSNGKTVTTGELQDPVENIAPSSETTEEIVIQHANQFVQGNIDVMSFDAYTGGTMAVYDTNKDLKDSKAPFLFTTENVTADKNCPLKYNYPVTNAIRTLRYSMHFNNITVNEATILKNGKDDTGNMAVNGNTISGYLTNMGSSDLIVAKIIEGKNNVVSTYAIQLKYTTINTNDDYTLRDAGITKLNYNEDSDVKAYVDKEFKVTSEGGVPTYTGTMSINKMAGMISMEPKLGKPASDTAFIISNHYDGSGGVADSKIINGKSYVDFAKGSISNEIWVEVYPGKDGNKTGNILARYKFLVRFEGAQSSTVNFNFTDSTLTQPGRSKTDAILFNSDRRSYDVHSDSESINVELDKPVTYGIDGNRREYIKAWGSASVNSDNLTEILNSDKKNILALDVSAYKKIILQGYYEDIVYQKDASGVILIDPISKEKVIKSKTEYPIGEKYAFYIVKNAGTPDPTTGTTSSDASLSNVKAGNGTVKSTDNINYTVKVPKIDTSSGITVTATNSKVKDISATIVETGDEYGLTSGESFDFPLNTSGTTNIKVVVTAEDGITSKTYYITVTNDTRSASALLKNVVTDNGDFTFDPEASINKIRVDQVIKKLKVAPVPTDSKSKVTVNGTKFSGSPITIDLAGSQQTDMTITVVSEDGSDSKTYSFEIYRTDAALDNPDDNTNQDDVFYDDIDNCWVDTSKYEEWGKVKGKDIYFNNKGRQVKEQWINTKNTWYYLNSNGYKTSGWRKDIGGKSYYLDPTTGELKTGWMNINNKMYYLGLNGVMQKGWLYLNGKWHYFTPEGEMVTNQSMFINDKVYNFGQDGVMY; translated from the coding sequence ATGAATAAAATAGGAAAAAGATTTGTGGCATTGGTTATAGTATTTGCAAGTATAATGTCATTTTTACCAATACAATTTGGCTTAAATGGACAAGCAGCCAAAGCTATCACAACACAAATAAAAGTAAGCGGGAAAGCTACTGAAGCTGGAGATAATATTACTATTACTGATGGAGAATATTGTACAAAAGAACCGTATAATAACTTTACAATAGCTGTTGATTACAAAATAGTAGATGATATACATAATATAGAGATTAAAGATACAGGTGTAACTGAACAAGAAGTTCTAATTAAATCTATTGATGGTATTAAACTAGATGGAAATGATGTAATTAATGATAATAAAAAATTAGAGGCAATTGGAGCTACTATAAGTCCTGGGACTACAGTATATACTAATACTCAGGATGGTAGTAAAACAATTGGTGCAACAATAGCAAAACTTCCTTATGGAGTTAATAAAATTGAATATCAAATAAGGGAAAAAACAAGATTTAATAAACCAATAACGAGTATTGATTCCAATGGTAAGACTGTAACTACAGGTGAATTGCAAGATCCTGTAGAGAATATTGCTCCTTCTTCAGAAACTACTGAGGAAATAGTTATTCAACATGCAAATCAATTTGTTCAAGGAAACATAGATGTTATGTCTTTTGATGCTTATACTGGTGGTACTATGGCTGTTTATGATACAAATAAAGATCTAAAAGACAGTAAAGCACCTTTTCTATTTACTACAGAAAATGTAACTGCTGATAAGAACTGTCCTCTTAAATATAATTATCCTGTAACTAATGCAATTCGAACACTAAGATATTCAATGCATTTTAATAATATAACTGTAAATGAGGCTACCATATTAAAAAATGGTAAAGATGATACAGGAAACATGGCCGTAAATGGAAATACTATATCGGGTTATTTAACGAACATGGGTTCATCGGATTTAATTGTAGCTAAGATAATTGAAGGTAAGAATAATGTTGTTAGTACATATGCGATACAACTTAAATATACAACTATAAATACTAATGATGATTATACCTTAAGAGATGCTGGAATAACAAAGCTAAATTATAATGAAGATAGTGATGTTAAAGCATATGTTGATAAGGAATTCAAAGTAACATCAGAAGGTGGCGTACCAACTTATACTGGAACAATGTCAATAAATAAAATGGCTGGAATGATAAGTATGGAGCCTAAACTCGGAAAACCTGCAAGTGATACGGCTTTTATAATATCAAATCATTATGATGGTAGTGGTGGAGTTGCTGATTCTAAAATCATCAATGGAAAATCATATGTTGACTTTGCTAAAGGAAGTATTAGTAATGAAATATGGGTGGAGGTATATCCAGGCAAAGATGGAAATAAAACTGGAAATATTTTAGCTAGATATAAATTTCTAGTTAGGTTCGAAGGAGCTCAGTCAAGCACAGTGAATTTTAATTTTACAGATTCAACTTTAACTCAACCAGGTAGAAGTAAGACTGATGCAATACTTTTTAATTCAGATAGACGTAGTTACGATGTACATTCTGATTCGGAAAGTATAAATGTTGAACTTGATAAGCCAGTGACATATGGTATTGATGGTAACAGAAGAGAATATATAAAAGCTTGGGGTAGTGCTAGTGTTAATAGTGACAATTTGACTGAAATTCTTAATTCAGATAAAAAGAATATATTAGCACTTGATGTAAGTGCTTATAAGAAAATAATACTTCAAGGTTATTATGAAGATATTGTTTACCAAAAAGATGCAAGTGGTGTTATTTTAATAGATCCAATAAGCAAAGAGAAAGTAATTAAAAGTAAGACAGAATACCCTATTGGAGAAAAGTATGCATTTTATATTGTTAAAAATGCAGGCACACCAGATCCTACTACTGGAACAACTTCTAGTGATGCTTCATTAAGTAATGTAAAAGCTGGCAATGGAACTGTAAAATCTACTGATAATATTAATTATACGGTTAAAGTTCCTAAGATTGATACATCATCAGGAATTACTGTAACAGCAACAAATAGTAAGGTTAAGGATATTTCAGCAACTATTGTTGAAACTGGAGATGAATATGGGTTAACTTCAGGAGAGTCTTTTGATTTTCCTTTAAATACTAGTGGAACAACTAATATTAAAGTAGTTGTTACTGCTGAAGATGGAATTACTAGTAAAACATATTATATTACTGTTACAAATGATACAAGAAGTGCCAGTGCACTGTTAAAAAATGTAGTGACAGATAACGGAGATTTTACTTTTGATCCTGAAGCAAGCATTAATAAAATACGTGTAGATCAAGTTATAAAAAAACTTAAGGTTGCACCAGTTCCAACAGATTCTAAATCTAAGGTTACTGTAAATGGAACAAAATTTAGTGGTAGTCCAATAACAATAGATCTTGCAGGATCACAACAAACTGATATGACAATAACAGTAGTATCAGAAGATGGAAGTGATAGCAAGACTTACTCTTTTGAAATTTATAGAACAGATGCAGCTTTAGATAATCCCGATGATAATACTAATCAAGATGATGTATTCTATGATGATATTGATAATTGTTGGGTAGATACAAGCAAGTATGAAGAATGGGGCAAAGTAAAAGGAAAAGATATTTACTTTAACAATAAAGGTAGACAAGTTAAGGAACAATGGATAAATACTAAGAATACTTGGTACTACTTAAATTCAAACGGATATAAAACAAGCGGTTGGAGAAAAGATATAGGTGGTAAGTCATATTATTTAGACCCAACTACTGGAGAATTAAAGACTGGCTGGATGAATATAAATAATAAAATGTATTATTTGGGACTAAATGGTGTAATGCAAAAAGGATGGTTATACTTAAATGGTAAATGGCACTATTTCACTCCTGAAGGAGAAATGGTAACAAATCAAAGTATGTTTATTAATGATAAAGTATATAATTTTGGACAAGATGGAGTTATGTATTAG